The Coffea eugenioides isolate CCC68of chromosome 8, Ceug_1.0, whole genome shotgun sequence genome has a segment encoding these proteins:
- the LOC113779416 gene encoding copper-transporting ATPase PAA2, chloroplastic, translating to MMTSASAADLLCPPLSVPPHPSYRYSSSCSSSSYIPLLQKRRRNAASQHPFKLLSPNFPNRRRSTLSVFAKAVDFKAPLTESVRPDGDGEPNSTVLLDVTGMMCGACVSRVKSILSSDDRVDSVVVNMLTETAAIKLKKAAELPAGEEFAEKLTQCGFPTKMRESGLGIQEKVKKWREMVARKEALLLESRNRVAFAWTLVALCCGAHASHILHSLGIHVAHGSVFEALHNSYVKCGLALGALLGPGRDLLFDGLRAFRKGSPNMNSLVGFGSVAAFAISMVSLLNPELEWDASFFDEPVMLLGFVLLGRSLEERARIRASSDMNELLSLVSTQSRLVIAPSGSESADDSVLCTGAMCIEVPTDDIKIGDSVLVLPGETIPVDGKVLAGRSVVDESMLTGESLPVFKEKGLLVSAGTINWDGPLRIQATTTGSNSTITKIVTMVEDAQGREAPIQRLADSIAGPFVYTVMTLSAATFAFWNYIGTHAFPDVLLNDVAGPEGNPLLLSLKLSVDVLVVSCPCALGLATPTAILVGTSLGAKQGLLIRGGDVLERLAGIDHITLDKTGTLTEGKPAVSGVAYLSHGESEILRMAAAVEKTASHPIAKAILTRAESLNLDLPPTRGQIAEPGFGTLAEVDGLLVAVGTLSWVHERFQQKTDPSHLKILEESVMRQSSMNSSSSVHSITAVYVGREGEGIIGAIGISDSLRSDAKSTMLGLKQRGIRTVLLSGDREEAVATVAKSVGIENEFINASLTPQQKSGVISSLQASGHSVAMVGDGINDAPSLALADVGIALQIEKQENAASNAASIILLGNKLSQVAEAIDLARATMAKVHQNLSWAVAYNIIAIPIAAGVLLPNFDFAMTPSLSGGLMALSSIFVVTNSLLLQFHRPDRKERRADDTHKPV from the exons ATGATGACGTCAGCGTCAGCTGCTGATCTTCTCTGCCCCCCTCTCTCAGTCCCTCCGCACCCTTCTTACCGCTACTCCTCCTCCTGCTCTAGTAGCTCCTACATTCCACTCCTTCAGAAACGGCGTCGCAATGCTGCATCTCAGCATCCTTTTAAGCTGCTCTCTCCCAATTTCCCCAACCGACGCCGTTCTACTCTCTCTGTTTTCGCCAAGGCCGTCGACTTCAAGGCTCCGTTGACGGAGAGCGTCAGGCCAGACGGAGACGGAGAGCCCAACTCGACGGTGCTCCTCGATGTCACGGGGATGATGTGCGGGGCGTGCGTGTCACGCGTCAAGTCAATTCTGTCATCCGATGACCGTGTTGACTCCGTCGTGGTCAACATGTTGACCGAGACGGCCGCGATCAAGTTGAAGAAGGCGGCGGAGCTGCCGGCCGGGGAGGAGTTCGCTGAGAAGCTGACCCAGTGTGGATTCCCGACGAAGATGAGGGAGTCGGGGCTGGGAATTCAAGAGAAggtgaagaaatggagagagaTGGTGGCCAGGAAAGAGGCTTTGCTTCTGGAATCGAGAAATCGGGTGGCGTTTGCTTGGACGCTGGTGGCTTTGTGCTGTGGAGCCCACGCTTCGCACATATTGCACTCCCTGGGCATTCATGTTGCTCATG GGTCTGTTTTTGAGGCGTTGCATAATTCTTACGTCAAATGTGGTTTGGCATTGGGAGCTTTATTGGGACCTGGACGAG ACTTGCTTTTTGATGGTTTGAGAGCATTTAGAAAGGGATCGCCCAATATGAACTCTCTTGTTGGTTTTGGATCTGTTGCTGCATTTGCCATTAGCATG GTCTCACTACTTAACCCTGAACTAGAATGGGATGCATCATTTTTTGATGAACCG GTCATGCTTCTTGGTTTTGTACTATTGGGACGCTCTTTAGAAGAAAGGGCGAGGATCAGGGCATCAAGTGACATGAACGAGCTACTG TCACTCGTATCAACTCAATCTCGCCTTGTGATTGCTCCCTCTGGAAGTGAGTCTGCTGATGATAGTGTGCTCTGCACTGGAGCAATGTGTATCGAAGTTCCCACTGATGACATCAAAATTGGAGACTCAGTGCTGGTTTTGCCTGGAGAAACAATTCCAGTGGAT GGGAAAGTACTTGCAGGGCGAAGTGTTGTGGATGAATCCATGCTCACTGGTGAATCTCTTCCAGTATTCAAGGAAAAGGGTCTTCTGGTCTCCGCTGGAACTATAAATTGG GATGGTCCTTTAAGGATACAGGCAACCACTACAGGTTCTAATTCAACAATAACCAAGATTGTTACCATG GTTGAAGATGCGCAGGGCCGTGAAGCACCTATTCAAAGGCTAGCAGATTCAATTGCTGGACCATTTGTGTACACTGTAATGACTTTATCAGCAGCAACATTTGCTTTTTG GAACTATATTGGGACACACGCTTTCCCCGATGTATTGCTGAATGACGTTGCAGGGCCTGAGGGAAATCCTTTGCTCCTTAGTTTGAAGCTTTCTGTGGATGTCTTG GTTGTCTCCTGCCCATGTGCTCTAGGTCTTGCTACACCAACTGCGATACTAGTTGGCACCTCTCTTG GAGCAAAACAGGGACTTCTTATTAGAGGAGGAGATGTGCTGGAGCGCTTGGCTGGCATTGACCATATCACCTTGGACAAA ACAGGAACTCTGACAGAAGGTAAACCTGCTGTCTCTGGTGTTGCTTACCTGAGCCATGGAGAGTCAGAAATCCTTCGGATGGCTGCTGCAGTGGAAAAAACAGCCTCTCATCCGATTGCAAAAGCTATTTTAACCAGAGCAGAATCATTAAACTTAGATCTTCCCCCCACACGTGGACAAATAGCTGAACCTGGTTTTGGGACATTAGCAGAAGTAGATGGGCTTCTAGTTGCAGTTGGGACTTTGAGTTGGGTTCATGAACGTTTCCAGCAGAAAACAGACCCCTCTCATCTGAAGATTCTGGAGGAGTCTGTGATGCGTCAATCATCAATGAACAGTTCATCATCAGTTCATTCAATAACAGCTGTCTATGTTGGACGGGAAGGAGAGGGTATTATTGGTGCCATTGGAATATCTGACAGTTTACGTAGTGATGCCAAATCGACAATGCTCGG GCTCAAACAGAGGGGAATAAGAACAGTCCTCCTATCAGGTGACAGGGAAGAGGCAGTTGCAACTGTAGCCAAGTCAGTTGGCATAGAAAATGAATTTATCAATGCATCCTTGACTCCCCAGCAGAAATCTGGTGTCATTTCCAGTCTTCAAGCTTCTGGACACTCTGTCGCAATG GTTGGCGATGGCATCAATGATGCACCCTCTCTAGCCCTTGCAGATGTTGGAATTGCTTTGCAAATAGAGAAGCAAGAAAATGCTGCATCAAATGCTGCATCAATTATACTTCTCGGTAACAAACTTTCACAG GTAGCAGAAGCAATTGACCTTGCACGCGCAACAATGGCAAAAGTTCATCAAAATTTGTCTTGGGCAGTTGCATACAATATTATTGCAATCCCCATTGCAGCGGGTGTATTACTTCCTAATTTTGATTTTGCCATGACTCCTTCACTTTCAG GTGGGCTGATGGCTTTGAGCTCAATATTTGTCGTCACAAACTCATTGCTTCTTCAGTTTCATCGGCCTGACAGGAAAGAAAGAAGGGCAGACGACACTCACAAACCTGTCTAA
- the LOC113779553 gene encoding ylmG homolog protein 2, chloroplastic → MASSSSSSDNPLSKDTMSKEEERFATKKSTPNCLTLLPFSAPPHFRQPAPPHLKPNLQLLKVAATHVATQLHDSILISADKFLSMLHGLASQNPLLCRLLSFSSHLQSFSSQMRCRNYGHLDARSNHNFAAVLLGDSVAGIVVTNGILNFLNIYNTLLIVRLVLTWFPNAPPAVVSPLSTICDPYLNIFRGIIPPLGGTLDLSPILAFLVLNAFTSTAAALPAELPPTGVSERLPSRTTVSPFTTSQKKWIRRLSSVKSKNSSGEN, encoded by the exons atggcttcttcttcttcttcttcggacAATCCATTGTCAAAAGATACAATGtcgaaggaagaagaaagatttGCAACGAAAAAATCCACCCCAAATTGTCTAACATTACTACCCTTTTCAGCTCCCCCGCATTTCAGGCAACCGGCTCCTCCACATTTGAAGCCAAACCTACAGTTACTAAAAGTAGCAGCGACCCACGTTGCCACTCAACTCCATGATTCCATTCTCATATCTGCTGATAAATTCCTCAGCATGCTGCATGGTTTAGCTTCGCAGAATCCCCTTCTCTGCAGACTTCTATCGTTTTCTTCTCATCTCCAAAGTTTCAGCTCCCAG ATGCGGTGCAGAAACTATGGACATTTGGATGCCCGGTCCAACCATAACTTTGCAGCCGTCTTACTTGGCGATTCGGTTGCTGGAATTGTGGTTACTAATGGGATTCTGAATTTCCTGAACATCTATAATACATTATTAATTGTTAGGCTTGTTTTGACCTGGTTTCCTAATGCTCCTCCAGCTGTTGTTAGCCCCTTGAG CACCATATGCGATCCCTACTTGAACATATTTCGTGGGATTATTCCACCACTTGGAGGGACTCTGGACCTTTCACCTATATTAGCATTCCTTGTTCTGAATGCTTTTACCAGTACAGCTGCCGCACTTCCTGCTGAACTTCCCCCTACAGGAGTTTCTGAACGTCTGCCATCTCGCACAACAGTATCACCCTTTACGACATCACAGAAGAAATGGATCAGAAGACTTTCCAGTGTCAAGTCAAAAAACTCATCTGGTGAAAATTGA
- the LOC113781521 gene encoding uncharacterized protein LOC113781521, which produces MRRLWETNENRELKRNLQNKGYDPLRPIENQSSKTGLIKLVSREEGFHKMDQGATWRSSRPSSYDQRVIAICLALAAVISPLYIDRIKETEPEPEEETINISSYLPLLLLILIMSIAVSRYLDRSFTSFDPNWIHRVCGSSTGIIILLLILASVLKFKSS; this is translated from the coding sequence ATGAGAAGACTTTGGGAAACGAACGAAAACAGAGAGCTTAAAAGGAATCTACAGAACAAGGGTTACGACCCTTTACGTCCCATAGAAAATCAGAGTTCCAAAACTGGTCTAATAAAGCTGGTTTCTCGTGAGGAAGGATTCCACAAGATGGACCAGGGAGCTACTTGGAGGAGTAGCAGGCCTTCTTCATACGATCAAAGGGTTATAGCAATATGCTTGGCACTTGCTGCTGTAATCTCACCTCTTTATATTGATAGGATAAAGGAAACGGAGCCAGAGCCTGAGGAGGAAACCATCAACATATCTTCGTATCTACCTCTGTTGCTTTTGATTCTGATCATGTCTATAGCTGTATCACGTTACTTGGACCGAAGTTTTACCAGTTTTGATCCTAACTGGATTCACAGAGTTTGTGGCTCTTCCACTGGGATCATCATTCTTCTGCTGATTCTCGCATCAGTTTTGAAGTTCAAATCTTCTTAA
- the LOC113781431 gene encoding uncharacterized protein LOC113781431 isoform X1 encodes MGPPSQGENSRESSSGKKRLSGESDGGDWTGKKVRIFDGIDGNLEVFHGIDTEEEERNENQAMGSGEERGVSCTDELCGFDLNVALIDSEDDEFVPEAVNRKVDIICIPSDDSEDEEGIGIVAHDVKGKGKLIVEETNNELLENIDFGLGLMDRSYDGNSYVSDGRRYTREEKGKAKIVDSWLSLATNPTQLELQTRSQDSIQFEYQPGSQDLKRFNHPSENGYQVEGSESSSEFARRKHAEYDIEMQILRHGELRRNAHKFARWAENGDVSSSQEKPSLEDLLGKSPGPFSTALMMVRDRTSWRSRQLIDWKPSDNGCNSFRPVVPSLLDLSLKALAAKAEAIVSLELVPDFLRRKLADCICNLRKMDVHTFELFVKGSPTEIRIKDCSWLTDCHFSEAFGNFDAKNLKVLELELCGQCPFTLAGLRFPKLGVLSLKGACRLSNDGLQAFVNSAPELESINLSHCSLLTNVGINFLANSLGSKLRELYIDECPKIDAMLILPALRKFAYLEVLSVAGIHTVSDQFVDAVVNTCGQTLKELDLSNCLGLTNGSLRAIGDTCSGLHSLNISNLDKLTDLALQFLADGCQHIQTLKLCRNKFSDEAIAAFLEASGESLKELCLNSVTSVGPCTAFSLAKCSRKLLVLDLSWCRKLTDKALGLIVDSCLSLKLVKLFGCTQITKSFVNGHSNTQVQIIGLQLTPILENATV; translated from the exons ATGGGGCCTCCGAGTCAAGGTGAAAATAGTAGGGAGAGTTCTAGTGGAAAGAAGAGGTTAAGTGGGGAAAGTGATGGGGGAGATTGGACGGGGAAGAAAGTTAGGATCTTTGATGGGATTGATGGAAATCTGGAGGTTTTTCATGGGATTGATACTGAGGAGGAGGAAAGAAATGAGAATCAGGCAATGGGTTCTGGGGAAGAAAGGGGAGTTTCTTGCACTGATGAATTGTGTGGCTTTGATCTTAACGTGGCGTTGATCGATTCAGAGGATGATGAATTTGTACCTGAAGCTGTAAATAGGAAGGTTGACATTATTTGCATTCCATCTGATGATAGTGAGGATGAGGAGGGAATAGGGATTGTTGCACATGACGTCAAAGGAAAGGGGAAGCTCATTGTGGAAGAAACTAATAATGAGCTTCTTGAGAATATTGATTTTGGATTGGGACTAATGGACAGGAGTTATGATGGAAATAGTTATGTGAGTGATGGGAGGAGATACACCAGGGAAGAGAAAGGGAAAGCTAAAATTGTTGATTCTTGGTTGTCACTTGCAACTAATCCAACTCAGTTGGAGTTACAAACAAGAAGCCAGGATTCAATACAGTTTGAATATCAACCAGGAAGCCAGGATTTGAAAAGGTTTAACCACCCAAGTGAGAATGGTTACCAAGTGGAAGGCTCAGAGTCGAGCTCAGAATTCGCGCGTAGAAAACATGCAGAATATGATATTGAGATGCAGATACTGAGACACGGTGAACTCCGGAGAAATGCTCATAAATTTGCACGGTGGGCGGAGAATGGAGATGTATCTTCTAGTCAGGAAAAGCCTTCACTTGAAGATCTACTGGGAAAATCTCCTGGTCCTTTTTCTACCGCTCTGATGATGGTTAGAGACCGAACGTCCTGGCGATCCAGGCAACTTATTGATTGGAAACCATCTGACAATGGCTGCAATTCATTTAGACCCGTTGTTCCTTCACTTCTGGATCTTTCCCTGAAAGCTCTTGCAGCAAAAGCTGAGGCTATAGTTTCACTTGAACTTGTTCCCGATTTCCTCAGGCGAAAGCTCGCTGACTGTATCTGTAATCTCCGGAAAATGGATGTTCACACTTTTGAACTCTTTGTTAAAGGATCTCCAACGGAGATACGTATAAAGGACTGTTCATGGCTAACAGATTGCCATTTTTCAGAGGcatttggaaattttgatgctAAAAATTTGAAG GTACTTGAACTTGAATTATGTGGGCAATGTCCATTTACTTTGGCTGGCTTGAGGTTCCCCAAACTAGGTGTCTTATCATTAAAGGGTGCATGTCGTCTATCCAACGATGGGCTACAAGCATTTGTCAACTCTGCACCTGAATTAGAGTCTATAAATTTGAGCCACTGCTCCCTTCTTACCAATGTTGGCATCAATTTCTTGGCCAATTCTTTGGGATCCAAGTTGAGGGAGCTGTATATTGATGAGTGCCCGAAAATAGATGCAATGCTTATCCTACCTGCATTGAGGAAGTTTGCATACTTGGAGGTCTTGTCTGTTGCTGGAATTCACACTGTGTCTGACCAATTTGTTGACGCCGTAGTTAACACATGTGGGCAAACTCTAAAGGAGCTTGATTTGTCCAATTGTCT GGGCTTGACCAATGGTTCCCTCAGAGCCATTGGAGATACCTGTAGTGGTTTACATTCATTAAACATTTCAAACCTAGATAAACTGACAGATCTTGCATTACAATTCCTTGCTGATGGTTGTCAGCACATTCAAACACTTAAACTTTGCCGCAACAAATTCAG CGATGAAGCAATTGCGGCATTCTTGGAAGCTTCTGGAGAGTCTTTGAAGGAACTATGTCTCAATAGTGTTACTTCG GTTGGCCCTTGCACTGCCTTTTCGCTCGCCAAATGTTCAAGAAAGTTGTTGGTATTGGATTTGTCATGGTGTCGCAAATTAACGGATAAGGCACTGGGATTGATTGTTGACAGCTGCCTGTCACTGAAGTTGGTCAAACTCTTTGGTTGTACACAG ATCACAAAATCTTTTGTAAATGGGCACTCAAACACACAAGTGCAGATTATCGGGTTGCAGTTGACACCAATACTGGAAAATGCAACTGTTTGA
- the LOC113781431 gene encoding uncharacterized protein LOC113781431 isoform X2, whose amino-acid sequence MGPPSQGENSRESSSGKKRLSGESDGGDWTGKKVRIFDGIDGNLEVFHGIDTEEEERNENQAMGSGEERGVSCTDELCGFDLNVALIDSEDDEFVPEAVNRKVDIICIPSDDSEDEEGIGIVAHDVKGKGKLIVEETNNELLENIDFGLGLMDRSYDGNSYVSDGRRYTREEKGKAKIVDSWLSLATNPTQLELQTRSQDSIQFEYQPGSQDLKRFNHPSENGYQVEGSESSSEFARRKHAEYDIEMQILRHGELRRNAHKFARWAENGDVSSSQEKPSLEDLLGKSPGPFSTALMMVRDRTSWRSRQLIDWKPSDNGCNSFRPVVPSLLDLSLKALAAKAEAIVSLELVPDFLRRKLADCICNLRKMDVHTFELFVKGSPTEIRIKDCSWLTDCHFSEAFGNFDAKNLKVLELELCGQCPFTLAGLRFPKLGVLSLKGACRLSNDGLQAFVNSAPELESINLSHCSLLTNVGINFLANSLGSKLRELYIDECPKIDAMLILPALRKFAYLEVLSVAGIHTVSDQFVDAVVNTCGQTLKELDLSNCLGLTNGSLRAIGDTCSGLHSLNISNLDKLTDLALQFLADGCQHIQTLKLCRNKFSDEAIAAFLEASGESLKELCLNSVTSVGITLCCQVNMLF is encoded by the exons ATGGGGCCTCCGAGTCAAGGTGAAAATAGTAGGGAGAGTTCTAGTGGAAAGAAGAGGTTAAGTGGGGAAAGTGATGGGGGAGATTGGACGGGGAAGAAAGTTAGGATCTTTGATGGGATTGATGGAAATCTGGAGGTTTTTCATGGGATTGATACTGAGGAGGAGGAAAGAAATGAGAATCAGGCAATGGGTTCTGGGGAAGAAAGGGGAGTTTCTTGCACTGATGAATTGTGTGGCTTTGATCTTAACGTGGCGTTGATCGATTCAGAGGATGATGAATTTGTACCTGAAGCTGTAAATAGGAAGGTTGACATTATTTGCATTCCATCTGATGATAGTGAGGATGAGGAGGGAATAGGGATTGTTGCACATGACGTCAAAGGAAAGGGGAAGCTCATTGTGGAAGAAACTAATAATGAGCTTCTTGAGAATATTGATTTTGGATTGGGACTAATGGACAGGAGTTATGATGGAAATAGTTATGTGAGTGATGGGAGGAGATACACCAGGGAAGAGAAAGGGAAAGCTAAAATTGTTGATTCTTGGTTGTCACTTGCAACTAATCCAACTCAGTTGGAGTTACAAACAAGAAGCCAGGATTCAATACAGTTTGAATATCAACCAGGAAGCCAGGATTTGAAAAGGTTTAACCACCCAAGTGAGAATGGTTACCAAGTGGAAGGCTCAGAGTCGAGCTCAGAATTCGCGCGTAGAAAACATGCAGAATATGATATTGAGATGCAGATACTGAGACACGGTGAACTCCGGAGAAATGCTCATAAATTTGCACGGTGGGCGGAGAATGGAGATGTATCTTCTAGTCAGGAAAAGCCTTCACTTGAAGATCTACTGGGAAAATCTCCTGGTCCTTTTTCTACCGCTCTGATGATGGTTAGAGACCGAACGTCCTGGCGATCCAGGCAACTTATTGATTGGAAACCATCTGACAATGGCTGCAATTCATTTAGACCCGTTGTTCCTTCACTTCTGGATCTTTCCCTGAAAGCTCTTGCAGCAAAAGCTGAGGCTATAGTTTCACTTGAACTTGTTCCCGATTTCCTCAGGCGAAAGCTCGCTGACTGTATCTGTAATCTCCGGAAAATGGATGTTCACACTTTTGAACTCTTTGTTAAAGGATCTCCAACGGAGATACGTATAAAGGACTGTTCATGGCTAACAGATTGCCATTTTTCAGAGGcatttggaaattttgatgctAAAAATTTGAAG GTACTTGAACTTGAATTATGTGGGCAATGTCCATTTACTTTGGCTGGCTTGAGGTTCCCCAAACTAGGTGTCTTATCATTAAAGGGTGCATGTCGTCTATCCAACGATGGGCTACAAGCATTTGTCAACTCTGCACCTGAATTAGAGTCTATAAATTTGAGCCACTGCTCCCTTCTTACCAATGTTGGCATCAATTTCTTGGCCAATTCTTTGGGATCCAAGTTGAGGGAGCTGTATATTGATGAGTGCCCGAAAATAGATGCAATGCTTATCCTACCTGCATTGAGGAAGTTTGCATACTTGGAGGTCTTGTCTGTTGCTGGAATTCACACTGTGTCTGACCAATTTGTTGACGCCGTAGTTAACACATGTGGGCAAACTCTAAAGGAGCTTGATTTGTCCAATTGTCT GGGCTTGACCAATGGTTCCCTCAGAGCCATTGGAGATACCTGTAGTGGTTTACATTCATTAAACATTTCAAACCTAGATAAACTGACAGATCTTGCATTACAATTCCTTGCTGATGGTTGTCAGCACATTCAAACACTTAAACTTTGCCGCAACAAATTCAG CGATGAAGCAATTGCGGCATTCTTGGAAGCTTCTGGAGAGTCTTTGAAGGAACTATGTCTCAATAGTGTTACTTCG GTGGGAATTACACTGTGCTGTCAAGTGAATATGTTATTTTAG
- the LOC113779381 gene encoding uncharacterized protein LOC113779381, translating into MEEKELIFYGPFFGALLRVRDRISRLADGEELIQWEGSNDASRSRLRPVPSLEYLSLQALAQNAGHIMSLGYAPDSLGRRLGYMICNLRKMDIRIFELFVGTYQREIRVKDCSLLTGDQVLKTLRNLNDPKSLKVKNLNLSNFFLLIHVELMSGEVLQLEQCTQFAADTVIKKALAWYSNSLPSLRVISLEGACQLSPTGLKALVMSAPALSSVNLSHCALLTNAGIKILANSLKSTLRELNISYCPKIDAMDVHLSLMELEHLEALSVAGIYAVCDRFVSYILCALGHNIKKLDFADCPSLTKYALQHIAHYSRGLLSLNLSNLVGLPNMGLEYLGDGCRRIETLKLCANRFRFLRLVFNVVVVRFSYSDKLVCDCAKRVLSDDTIAAFLEASGQSLKELSLNHVKELVVHTMHNRMLRPEISVGAYFIAIKATELAMLHRLAPKLPIPLPNIQQIC; encoded by the exons ATGGAGGAGAAGGAGCTTATCTTTTATGGTCCTTTTTTTGGTGCACTATTGAGGGTCAGAGACAGAATTTCCCGGCTAGCTGACGGAGAGGAACTGATTCAATGGGAAGGGTCGAATGATGCATCAAGAAGTAGGCTACGTCCTGTACCTTCACTTGAGTATCTTTCCTTGCAAGCTCTTGCACAAAATGCTGGGCATATAATGTCACTTGGATATGCTCCTGATTCCCTCGGAAGAAGACTCGGTTACATGATCTGCAATCTCCGGAAAATGGATATTCgcatttttgaactttttgtTGGGACATACCAAAGAGAGATACGTGTAAAGGACTGTTCTCTGTTGACAGGGGACCAGGTTTTGAAGACTCTTAGGAatctcaatgatccaaaaagtTTGAAA GTAAAAAACTTAAACTTGTCCAACTTCTTCCTTTTGATACATGTAGAACTGATGTCTGGCGAA GTGCTTCAACTTGAACAATGCACGCAATTTGCAGCTGATACGGTAATAAAGAAAGCTTTAGCTTGGTATTCAAATAGCTTGCCCAGTCTTCGTGTCATATCTCTAGAAGGAGCATGTCAATTATCCCCTACTGGGCTAAAAGCACTTGTCATGTCAGCACCTGCACTAAGCTCTGTAAATTTGAGCCATTGCGCCCTTCTAACCAACGCTGGTAttaaaattttggccaattcTTTAAAATCAACACTGAGGGAGCTCAACATCAGCTACTGCCCAAAAATAGATGCAATGGATGTGCATCTTTCATTGATGGAGTTGGAGCATTTGGAAGCGTTGTCAGTTGCTGGAATTTATGCAGTCTGCGACAGATTTGTTAGTTACATATTATGTGCACTTGGGCATAACATAAAGAAGCTTGATTTTGCTGATTGTCC GAGTTTGACCAAGTATGCTCTCCAACACATTGCGCATTACAGCAGGGGCTTACTGTCATTAAACCTATCAAACTTGGTTGGACTGCCAAATATGGGATTGGAATATCTTGGTGATGGTTGTAGACGAATTGAAACACTTAAACTTTGCGCCAATAGATTCAGGTTTCTGAGATTAGTTTTTAACGTTGTTGTTGTAAGGTTCAG TTATTCTGATAAGCTGGTCTGTGACTGTGCGAAGAGGGTACTGAG tgaTGACACAATTGCTGCATTTTTGGAAGCTTCTGGACAGTCTTTGAAGGAACTTTCTCTCAACCATGTTAAGGAG TTAGTTGTGCATACAATGCACAATAGAATGCTTAGGCCTGAAATATCAGTTGGGG CTTACTTTATTGCCATTAAAGCAACAGAGCTTGCGATGCTTCACAGGTTGGCTCCCAAACTGCCTATTCCATTGCCAAATATTCAACAAATTTGTTGA